CACCGACGCTGAACGGCGGAAAATTATAATGGAGCATAAATGCCTTTGTTGACTCACCTTCAAGTGCCTCAATAAGCTGTTCATCATCAGCAGTACCAAGGGTTACAACTGCAAGGCTCTGTGTCTCACCCCTTGTGAATAACGCCGAACCATGCGTCCTCGGCAAAATACCTACCTCACACGTAATCTGTCTTATGTCGGTCGTACCCCTGCCGTCTGCCCTTTTCCCTTTAAACAGTACCATATTCCTCATCTCTCTCTTTTCTATATGATGGAATATAATCCTGATATCCCTGCTCTTGTCCCCTTCCTCTCCAACAGGATTGATCTGTGAAAGTACATCTCCGAGTATCAGGTCCAGAGTAGTCTGCCGTTCCGACTTATTTGGAATAACGAGGGCATCCAGTACCTTGTCAAGACACAATCTCTCCACACTGGACAGAAGCTCCTCATCTAATGCCGGTACAGCAATCTGAATCTTTTCTTTCCCTGCAAGTCTTCTAAGTTCAATCTGTGCGTCTATCAGCTTCTGCATCTCTCTGTGGGCAAGGCTGATACCATCCAGTATGGTATCCTCATGAACCAGCTTTGCAGCGCCCTCTACCATCATCACAGCATCTCTTGTCCCTGCTACAACAAGATTCAACTCACTGCTCTCAAGTTCATTGAAACCTGGATTTATTACGAACTGCCCGTTAATTAAACCGATCCTTACTGCACCTAATGGGTTATCATAAGGAATCTGAGAGATATAAAGGGCCGCAGATGAGGCCATTATACCGAGCAGGTCTGATGTATAACTGAAATCAGCAGATAATACAGAAGAGATAATCTGTGTATCATTATAGTATCCCTCAGGAAATAACGGCCTGATGGGTCTGTCTATAAGCCTGCTCCTTAATGTCTCCCTTTCTGTAGGCCTGCCTTCTCTCCTGAAGAAACTCCCCGGTATCCTCCCGACTGAGTAAAATTTTTCCTGATGGTCAACCGTAAGCGGCAGGAAGTCTATACCTTCCCTCGGTTTTTTACCTGCAACAGCAGTTGAGAGGACTACGGTATCTTCATACCTTGCAACTACAGCCCCATCCGCCTGTTTAGCCATCCATCCGGTTTCAAAAGTTATTTTTTTACCGCCAATCTCAGTCTCTATTTTATGTATCATTATTTGTTACCTCTCTTTTTTAAGTTGTTATTCCCGCATGGTTTAACACATGATTAAACATATAACTAAACAGGGAATGGATATGACATAGTTTCTGCAAGTACCGCCGCATGGTAGTATGGAGCCTCAAAACTGAGGCCCCATATCCGGTATCAGAACTATTACCTTTTGCACAACGATATTTCTCAGGACTCATAATTTCGAAGTGAAGATATATAAGGCAATGCACTATTTTCTCAAACCAAGCCTTGCAATAACATCAGTGTACCTGACCGGCTCAGTATTCTTAAGATACTGGAGCAGTTTTCTCCTCTGATTTACCAGCTTTAAAAGTCCCATCCTTGAATGATGATCTTTCTGATGGACCTTAAAGTGTTCAGTAAGATAGGCTATCCTGTTGCTTAAGATGGCAATCTGTACTTCAGGAGAACCTGTGTCAGAGGTGTGCCTGGAGTATTCCCTGATAATGTTTTGTTTTACCTGTTTTTCAAGACTCATGCTAAAAATCCCTCCCTTTTAAAAATACATTATTCATTTTAATTAATTGGCATTATACCAGAACTCTTTCAACTTTTAAAACATTTTCACCATGAATGTTTATTATCTCATCACTATTGTAAAGAGATATCCCTATAGAAAGAAGTTCCCCCTCACTTCCCGTTATCCTTATCCGGTTATCCTTACTAAAATTACCACTTATCGTTTCTATGGCATCTGTAGTTATTGACCTGCCGTTCCTTACCGCACCCTCCCATGAACCCTTTACCTTAACACAAGGCATCCATGCAATCATCCCTTCTAAACTAATAAGTTTTGATTCAATCTGACCTGTTTTCCTAAGTCCCTCCACCTCGTCAAGGGTTACCGAATCCTTTATATTAAAAGCACCGGAGGCAAGCCTCTCAAGTCTGTGAGTATGTGCACCAACCCCAAGATATTCTCCAATATCATTACACAGTGTCCTTACATAAGTCCCTTTTGAACATACAACATCAAACTTTACAAACCTCTCCGAATAATCAAGGAAGTTTATCTCTCTTATATTTATTTCACGCGGCTCTCTTGCTATCTCCTTGCCTTTCCTTGCCATCTTATAAAGAGGTGTGCCGCCTATTTTTACTGCTGAGTACATAGGCGGAATCTGTTTTATTGTACCTGTAAATTTTTTAAAAGCCTCCAGTATATTCTCTTTAGTAATATTGAAATCCTTTACCTCTTTTATCACAATGCCGGAGGCGTCCTGTGTATCTGTAACCTCCCCCAGCTTCATCACAACCCTGTATTCTTTTTCAGATTCCGATGTATACCGGGCAAGCTTTGTTGCCTTCCCGATACATACACAAAGGACACCCGTTGCGTCAGGGTCAAGTGTCCCTGTATGGCCTATCTTCTGTATCCCAAGTATCCTCCGCAATCTATCAACCACATCATGCGATGTAATCCCCTTTGGCTTATTAATTAAAAGCAGGCCATCCATGTTATTTCCAATCAAGTGAGCAGTAAACAGTAAGCAGTTAGCAGATAAAAACCTTCCTTTTACTGCTTACTGCTTACTGTTCACTGTTTATTGCCTCTTCAATCCTTCCTAAAACCTTCTCCTTCACCTCTTCCAATTGCCCTTTTACAAGGCATCCGGCTGCCATGCTGTGGCCGCCTCCGCCGAACACAAGGGCGATTGTTGAGACATCTACTTTTCCGTTAGATCTCATGCTGATCTTATAGTCACTATTTGATTCACGGAACAATACCGCAACCTCTACCCCGATAATAGAACGCGGGTAATTTATAAAATCTTCTACATCATCCTTTGTAGTCCCTGTTTCTTTATACATCGCTTCCCTGACTGTTATCCATGCAATCTTCCCGTTATCATGAACTGTAAGGTTTGACAGTACCAGGCCAAGCAGGTTAAGCCTTCCCATGCTGTTTCTGTTGTAAATATTTTCAGCAATAATCCACGGGTTAGCCCCGGCCTTAACCATATCTGCCGATAGTCTGAATGTATCAGCATCCGTATTTGCATATCTGAATGACCCTGTCTCTGTAAGCAGTGCAGTATAAATACAGACCGCAATATCTGCATTAAGAGGAATGTTCAGCCTCTCCATTATTTCATATACAAGGCCGGCAGATGCAACAGATTCCTCAACAAAATTAACATCCCCGAATCCTATATTTGTAATATGATGGTCAATATTAATAAGTATGTCTCCTGGAATATTTCCTTTTTGAAGGAATCCGACCCTCTCAAGGTCCCCGCAGTCCACAGAAATGACCGCATCAAATCTTGTGGAAATATCTTCAACACCTTTTATCTGCTGAACATTATCACTGTGCGGAAGGAACTTTAAGTTAGCAGGAACAGGGTCTCTTGTGATAACCGACACCTTTTTTCCGGCAGAAGAAAGGGCATGGTATAGTGCAAGTGAAGAACCTATTGCATCCCCTTCAGGATTGATATGCGTAGTTATTAAAAAGGTCTCCCTATTTTTTATTTCCTGAACTACATCTTCTATGCTCATTTATTTTCTTCCTTTTCTAATTCACTAAGAATACTCAGGACATGTTCTGCCTTTTCCAGAGACTCGTCTAATCTGAAGTGCAGATCAGGTGTAAATTTAAGTGTTATCCTGTGCCCCACCTCTCCCTTTATAAATCCGGCGGCGCTCTTCAATCCCTTCATTGTCTCTTCCTTAGTCCTGTCATCGCCGAATACACTGACAAATACCTTGGCATGTCTTAAATCCTCACTAACTTCAACAGCAGTAACTGTAACAAAGCCGACCCTCGGATCATGCAGCCGCCGGGCAATAATATCAGATACCTCAACCCGTATCTGATCCCCTATTCTCTCTATTCTTTTAAATGACATGAATCAGTATCTTTCCTGCTACCTGCTTACTGCTTACTGCTACCTTTTACAAAATCTCTATCTTATAATTCAGTAGTTCTGCTGAACGGTTTTCCTGAACAAAGTTGACTATCTTGTCCAGCATACCGTTTATGTAACTCTTATCTGTGCCGATGCAGGCTACGCCGATAACATCCCTCTGCCAAAGGTCATGGTCGGCAATTTCTGCAACTGATACATTATAATTATTCCGTATCTTATCTTTTAAGCTCTTGATTACCTGCCTCTTTGCCTTGAGTGACCCGCTGTCAGGTATGTATATCTCTAAGGTACAGATCCCTACGAACATTTCTATAATTTAGCCGCTATCTTCTCTATTATAAATGCCTCGATTATATCCCCTGATTTTATATCGTTAAAGTTTTCTATACCGATTCCACATTCATAACCTGCGTGAACCTCTTTAACATCATCTTTAAATCTTTTCAGAGAACCGATCTTACCCTTATAAACCTCCACATTATCCCTGATGAGCCTGACTCCCGTGCTCGCACGTGAAATTGTTCCATCTAAAATATAACAACCTGCAATTGTACCGACTTTGGAAACTGCGAATACCTGCCTTACCTCTGCCCGGCCTGTTACCTGTTCCTTAAACGTAGGCTCAAGTAACCCCTCCATAGCCGCCTTAATATCTGCCACTGCATCATAAATTATATTATACAGTCGTATGTCCAGTTTTTCCTTCTCAGCAATTGAAAGCGCCTTGGGTTCAGGTCTGACATTAAATCCTATTATTATTGCATTGGATGCGGATGCGAGCATAACATCGGTTTCTGTTATCCCGCCGACTCCACCATGTATCATTCTGACTTTAACAACATCAGTACCCAGCCTTTCAAGCGCCTCACCTACTGCCTCAACAGAACCCTGCACATCCGCCTTGATGATAATATTTAATTCACGCATAGCCCCATTTTTGATCTGACTGTAGAGTTCATCAAGTGTCACCTTCTTTGCCTTCTCAAGCCCTGCAATCCTCTGTTTCTGTAACCTTGAGGCTGCAATGGATTTTGCTATATGCTCGTCATCAACAACAGCAAATGTATCTCCTGCCTGCGGAACACCTGAAAAACCTATAACCTCAACCGGCGTAGCAGGCTGAGCAACCTGAGTCGGTTTACCTTTA
The sequence above is a segment of the Nitrospirota bacterium genome. Coding sequences within it:
- the pnp gene encoding polyribonucleotide nucleotidyltransferase, whose protein sequence is MMIHKIETEIGGKKITFETGWMAKQADGAVVARYEDTVVLSTAVAGKKPREGIDFLPLTVDHQEKFYSVGRIPGSFFRREGRPTERETLRSRLIDRPIRPLFPEGYYNDTQIISSVLSADFSYTSDLLGIMASSAALYISQIPYDNPLGAVRIGLINGQFVINPGFNELESSELNLVVAGTRDAVMMVEGAAKLVHEDTILDGISLAHREMQKLIDAQIELRRLAGKEKIQIAVPALDEELLSSVERLCLDKVLDALVIPNKSERQTTLDLILGDVLSQINPVGEEGDKSRDIRIIFHHIEKREMRNMVLFKGKRADGRGTTDIRQITCEVGILPRTHGSALFTRGETQSLAVVTLGTADDEQLIEALEGESTKAFMLHYNFPPFSVGETKPLRGPGRREIGHGALAEKAVKPIIPAKEEFPYTLRIVSDILESNGSSSMATVCGGTLALMDAGVPIKAPVAGIAMGLIKEGDNVVILSDILGLEDHLGDMDFKVTGSATGVTAIQMDIKIAGITHEIMRKALEQARDGRLHILGKMLEAIPSPRTTLSAHAPRIYTMKIKPGRVGEVIGPGGKVIKGIIEKTGVKIDINDAGIINIASQNEESANMAMNIIGKILEEVEVGKIYLGKVKKIMEFGAFVEVLPNTDGLVHISQLADFRVKEVTDVVKEGDEVLVKVLEVDKQGKIRLSRKDALKERGIEDEKGK
- the rpsO gene encoding 30S ribosomal protein S15 → MSLEKQVKQNIIREYSRHTSDTGSPEVQIAILSNRIAYLTEHFKVHQKDHHSRMGLLKLVNQRRKLLQYLKNTEPVRYTDVIARLGLRK
- the truB gene encoding tRNA pseudouridine(55) synthase TruB; this encodes MIGNNMDGLLLINKPKGITSHDVVDRLRRILGIQKIGHTGTLDPDATGVLCVCIGKATKLARYTSESEKEYRVVMKLGEVTDTQDASGIVIKEVKDFNITKENILEAFKKFTGTIKQIPPMYSAVKIGGTPLYKMARKGKEIAREPREINIREINFLDYSERFVKFDVVCSKGTYVRTLCNDIGEYLGVGAHTHRLERLASGAFNIKDSVTLDEVEGLRKTGQIESKLISLEGMIAWMPCVKVKGSWEGAVRNGRSITTDAIETISGNFSKDNRIRITGSEGELLSIGISLYNSDEIINIHGENVLKVERVLV
- a CDS encoding bifunctional oligoribonuclease/PAP phosphatase NrnA; the encoded protein is MSIEDVVQEIKNRETFLITTHINPEGDAIGSSLALYHALSSAGKKVSVITRDPVPANLKFLPHSDNVQQIKGVEDISTRFDAVISVDCGDLERVGFLQKGNIPGDILINIDHHITNIGFGDVNFVEESVASAGLVYEIMERLNIPLNADIAVCIYTALLTETGSFRYANTDADTFRLSADMVKAGANPWIIAENIYNRNSMGRLNLLGLVLSNLTVHDNGKIAWITVREAMYKETGTTKDDVEDFINYPRSIIGVEVAVLFRESNSDYKISMRSNGKVDVSTIALVFGGGGHSMAAGCLVKGQLEEVKEKVLGRIEEAINSEQ
- the rbfA gene encoding 30S ribosome-binding factor RbfA, giving the protein MSFKRIERIGDQIRVEVSDIIARRLHDPRVGFVTVTAVEVSEDLRHAKVFVSVFGDDRTKEETMKGLKSAAGFIKGEVGHRITLKFTPDLHFRLDESLEKAEHVLSILSELEKEENK
- a CDS encoding DUF503 domain-containing protein; this translates as MFVGICTLEIYIPDSGSLKAKRQVIKSLKDKIRNNYNVSVAEIADHDLWQRDVIGVACIGTDKSYINGMLDKIVNFVQENRSAELLNYKIEIL